One segment of Panulirus ornatus isolate Po-2019 chromosome 33, ASM3632096v1, whole genome shotgun sequence DNA contains the following:
- the LOC139759538 gene encoding uncharacterized protein isoform X2 yields the protein MKQTVLQWLVESVNTKNKHVRMKGRLREDAPSAEHPQHQKVWRLSNTRKKFSFASDAYVVIAICLLWRVGPVLEVNAQPPAVIPAPQPVPLQSDTPAANGMQQMHPQASTPFKMNAVLVFPPPFLYHMTYPPPPYAPPLGAAAPPVAPNGDQATSSMGVRSQSQSHKTVEKTTLVKVFTDDWDDLETCPSWCKRKDGSLHCCPDKNHHAGSCPKLREVCVLKGDEYKLNVHYCTSDKFCLDTHKCCFDRCVQARICRLAVE from the exons CAGTGGCTAGTGGAGTCAGTGAATACGAAGAATAAACACGTCAGGATGAAAGGTAGACTTAGGGAGGATGCGCCTTCGGCGGAACACCCTCAACACCAGAAGGTCTGGCGCCTTAGCAACACCAGAAAGAAATTTAGTTTCGCTAGTGACG CTTATGTTGTCATCGCGATCTGTCTATTGTGGAGGGTGGGGCCTGTGTTGGAGGTGAATGCTCAACCTCCTGCTGTCATACCAGCTCCTCAACCAGTCCCTCTGCAGTCTGATACTCCAGCAGCAAATGGGATGCAACAAATGCACCCACAGGCCTCCACTCCCTTCAAGATGAACGCAGTCTTAGTGTTTCCTCCTCCGTTCTTGTATCACATGACGtaccctcctccaccttatgCTCCGCCTCTGGGAGCCGCCGCTCCACCTGTAGCACCAAA TGGGGACCAGGCCACTTCAAGTATGGGAGTTAGATCCCAAAGTCAGAGTCACAAAACTGTGGAGAAGACGACCTTGGTAAAGGTGTTCACGGACGACTGGGACGACCTGGAGACCTGCCCCTCCTGGTGTAAAAGGAAAGACGGTTCCCTTCACTGTTGTCCGGATAAGAACC ACCATGCTGGATCCTGCCCGAAGCTAAGGGAGGTGTGTGTTCTCAAAGGTGACGAATACAAGCTGAATGTTCATTACTGCACCTCCGACAAATTCTGCCTCGACACCCACAAGTGCTGCTTCGACAGATGTGTCCAGGCCAGGATCTGCAGGCTTGCCGTCGAATAA